The Prunus persica cultivar Lovell chromosome G8, Prunus_persica_NCBIv2, whole genome shotgun sequence genome includes a region encoding these proteins:
- the LOC18768253 gene encoding uncharacterized protein LOC18768253 — protein MEWSPEDALKAYLHTLHLCKVDKDEDLSLGNHTTTTSIIVEPKCMEFISALAAGKRARLILQITSQGITPMTVSLAVAAKQIGGRLIVWINSQDMDRVQESSKTLFVENGLDEVVEYVYGTDPCMLVKQLKNIDFAVVDFKLKDHLKLLKIMNFNPNGCIVVGTNVDDPKTKRDFGGPLILDRVFKEKKGFRYVTLPLGEGMELTRFRAVGNGGKCHCQSKRYKRFHVTFEN, from the exons ATGGAATGGTCTCCTGAAGATGCCTTGAAAGCTTACTTACACACTCTTCATCTG TGTAAGGTTGACAAAGATGAAGACTTGAGCCTTGGAAATCACACAACCACTACCAGCATTATCGTAGAGCCAAAATGCATGGAATTTATATCAGCTTTGGCAGCTGGAAAGCGAGCAAGATTAATCCTGCAAATAACCTCGCAAGGCATAACGCCAATGACAGTTTCACTGGCTGTGGCTGCAAAGCAAATCGGAGGCCGACTAATTGTGTGGATTAACAGTCAGGATATGGATCGTGTGCAGGAAAGTAGCAAAACCCTGTTTGTGGAAAATGGTCTTGACGAGGTCGTTGAATATGTTTATGGCACTGATCCTTGTATGCTGGTGAAGCAGTTGAAGAACATAGATTTTGCGGTTGTTGACTTCAAATTAAAAGATCACTTGAAATTGTTGAAGATTATGAACTTTAACCCAAATGGGTGCATAGTTGTAGGAACCAACGTTGATGACCCTAAGACTAAGAGGGATTTTGGAGGTCCATTGATTCTTGATCGAGTTTTTAAGGAGAAGAAAGGGTTTCGTTATGTGACTCTACCTTTAGGAGAAGGAATGGAGTTGACAAGATTTAGAGCCGTTGGCAATGGTGGCAAGTGCCATTGCCAAAGCAAGAGGTACAAAAGATTTCATGTaacatttgaaaattga